From a single Rosa rugosa chromosome 7, drRosRugo1.1, whole genome shotgun sequence genomic region:
- the LOC133722524 gene encoding protein LITTLE ZIPPER 4 — MERLNSKLYLQNVYIMKENERLRKKAQLLNQENQALLSELKQKLSKPNKANGASNTVPDLNLNLSSTNNNNSNNHPSSSSN, encoded by the coding sequence ATGGAAAGGCTAAACTCGAAGCTGTACTTGCAGAATGTGTACATAatgaaagagaatgagaggctGAGGAAGAAGGCACAGCTTCTGAACCAAGAGAATCAGGCCCTTCTTTCTGAGCTGAAGCAGAAGCTTTCAAAGCCAAACAAAGCCAATGGTGCTTCAAACACTGTGCCTGATCTGAATCTTAACCTGAGCtccaccaacaacaacaactcaAACAATCATCCTTCCAGTTCCAGCAACTGA
- the LOC133721330 gene encoding CAAX prenyl protease 2 gives MEDGALSKPAAVLACAAMASFFVGILYAPTLILRLRPPSSHTNFLIRRFICAGVSSLVSVVVSALLLPIKSGEASVLLGVYGIRTDHIWQALVFPLSLTALMYAGSLTFMSLLLIHSLREDMNCSGGLSFDYIKSISLDAAASLRSISSSVMHWRNYVVAPVTEELVFRACMIPLLLCAGFQKNTVIFLCPIFFSLAHLNHLMDVYIKQQNNWTKACMIIGLQLGYTVVFGSYASFLFIQTGHFIAPVVAHMFCNIMGLPVLVSPGKGIISVAFIAGVLGFLWLLFPITNSGLYNDRTDNCRCWQGYCSGN, from the exons ATGGAGGACGGAGCTCTTTCAAAACCCGCGGCGGTGCTGGCTTGCGCCGCCATGGCTTCATTCTTCGTCGGGATTCTCTACGCCCCCACTTTAATTCTTCGTCTTCGTCCTCCTTCTTCCCACACTAACTTTTTGATCCGACGGTTCATATGCGCCGGAGTTTCCTCCCTCGTCTCCGTCGTCGTCTCTGCTCTGCTCCTCCCC ATTAAAAGCGGAGAAGCATCGGTTTTGTTAGGTGTATATGGCATACGGACTGATCATATT TGGCAAGCCCTGGTCTTTCCTCTATCATTGACGGCGCTTATGTACGCCGGATCCTTGACATTCATGTCTCTATTATTGATTCATTCGTTGAGGGAAGACATGAATTGTAGTGGAGGGCTTTCGTTTGACTATATCAAAAGTATCTCACTGGACGCTGCTGCCTCTTTGCGTTCAATTTCTTCCAGTGTTATGCATTGGCGTAATTATGTTGTG GCTCCAGTTACGGAAGAGTTGGTGTTTAGAGCATGCATGATACCATTGCTTCTCTGCGCAGGATTCCAAAAAAACACAGTCATATTTTTATGCCCTATATTCTTCAGTTTGG CTCATTTGAACCATCTAATGGATGTCtatatcaaacaacagaataaCTGGACCAAAGCCTGCATGATTATAG GTCTCCAGCTTGGATATACTGTGGTCTTTGGCTCATATGCATCTTTTCTCTTCATTCAAACAG GACATTTTATTGCTCCCGTAGTTGCTCACATGTTTTGCAATATTATGGGATTGCCAGTGCTAGTTTCACCAGGGAAAG GGATAATAAGTGTGGCATTTATAGCTGGAGTGCTGGGGTTCCTTTGGTTGCTTTTTCCTATTACCAACTCGGGTTTGTACAATGACAGAACAGATAATTGTAGATGTTGGCAGGGATATTGTTCTGGGAACTAG
- the LOC133720965 gene encoding uncharacterized protein LOC133720965, with protein sequence MTKEFAVPPVVFPSGGNPSAGSNNIQQRRVATAPFQPPRSSTSSIPFMSFDIGSAAAASSSSGPLFGGPIGSGGSVPGGTSFEDEEPLLDELGIHPDQIWRKTKSILNPFRANPAVHKDSDLSGPILLYMSLCLFQLLAGKIQFGVILGWIVVSSIFLYVVFNMLAGRNGNLDLHRCTSVVGYCLLPVVILSAASLFVPQGGTFRFAVAGVFVLWATRVCTALMVSLADGGDEHRGLIAYACFLIYALFSLLVIF encoded by the coding sequence ATGACGAAGGAGTTCGCCGTACCACCGGTGGTGTTTCCCTCCGGCGGAAACCCCAGCGCCGGATCCAACAACATCCAGCAACGCCGCGTCGCGACGGCGCCGTTTCAACCGCCTCGATCCTCCACCTCAAGCATCCCCTTCATGTCCTTCGACATTggctccgccgccgccgcctcctcctcctccggcccCCTATTCGGCGGCCCCATCGGCTCCGGCGGTTCGGTTCCCGGTGGCACAAGCTTCGAGGACGAGGAGCCACTCCTCGACGAGCTCGGCATCCATCCAGATCAAATATGGAGAAAGACCAAGTCGATCCTCAATCCCTTCCGGGCCAACCCGGCCGTCCACAAGGACTCGGACCTTTCCGGCCCGATCCTCCTCTACATGTCCCTCTGCCTCTTTCAATTGCTCGCCGGGAAGATCCAATTCGGCGTGATTCTCGGCTGGATCGTCGTCTCCTCCATCTTCCTCTACGTCGTCTTCAACATGTTGGCCGGCCGGAATGGGAACCTCGACCTGCACAGGTGTACGAGCGTCGTCGGCTACTGTTTGTTACCGGTGGTGATTTTATCAGCTGCCTCGCTGTTCGTGCCGCAAGGCGGGACTTTCAGGTTCGCGGTGGCCGGGGTCTTTGTTTTGTGGGCCACTAGGGTTTGTACGGCCCTTATGGTTTCTCTTGCTGATGGAGGTGACGAGCATCGTGGGCTGATAGCGTATGCGTGCTTCTTGATTTACGCTCTGTTTTCGCTTCTCGTTATATTTTAG